In Brassica napus cultivar Da-Ae unplaced genomic scaffold, Da-Ae ScsIHWf_2111;HRSCAF=2763, whole genome shotgun sequence, the genomic stretch GCAAAAAGGAAGAGACTCATAGAATGGCAGAGGCAAATAGAGCGTTTGCACATTTTCGTTAATCCATGAACAGGATCTATATAGACACATAGATCCGTGGATCCATACATCTCGATCCGAAAAGAatcaatagaaaaagaaaaaatcggaATTGATCGATCTCTTTCTCGAAACAAacgaaaaggaaagaaaagacgAAACATAAATCATGGATCAACTAAGCCCTCTCGGGGACTTGCTTAAGAATAAGAAAGAGCAATCTCATGTAAATACCATGGAATAAGGTTTTAACCTATTCATGGGGATTCCGTAAATAttccattcaaaaaaaaaaaaattggtttttttttggagattggatGCAGTTACTAATTCATGATCTGGCATGTACAGAATGAAAATTTCATTCTCGATTCTACGAGAATTTTTATGAAAGCCTTTCATTTGCTTCTCTTCGATGGAAGTTTTATTTTCCCAGAATGTATCCTAATTTTTGGCCTAATCCTTCTTCTGATGATCGATTCAACCTCTGATCAAAAAGATATACCTTGGTTATATTTCATCTCGTCAACAAGTTTCGTAATGAGCATAACGGCCCTATTGTTCCGATGGAGAGAAGAACCTATGATTAGCTTTTCAGGAAATTTCCAAACGAACAATTTCAACGAAAtctttcaatttcttattttactaTGTTCAACTCTCTGTATTCCTCTATCCGTAGAGTACATTGAATGTACAGAAATGGCTATAACAGAGTTTCTGTTATTCGTATTAACAGCTACTCTAGGAGGAATGTTTTTATGTGGTGCTAACGATTTAATAACTATCTTTGTAGCTCCAGAATGTTTCAGTTTATGCTCCTACCTATTATCTGGATATACCAAGAAAGATGTACGATCTAATGAAGCTACTATGAAATATTTACTCATGGGTGGGGCAAGCTCTTCTATTCTGGTTCATGGTTTCTCTTGGCTATATGGTTCATCCGGGGGAGAGATTGAGCTTCAAGAAATAGTGAATGGTCTTATCAATACACAAATGTATAACTCCCCAGGAATTTCAATTGCGCTTATATTCATCACTGTAGGAATTGGGTCCCACGCAGACCAAGACAGAACTTTGACTTGttcaaataacaattaatgtgaaGCAGGGTCAGGAACAACGAATCTCTTTATGATaaacggatccattttgcaagTTTGTTATTACGGGTAGTTCCTACAAAGGATCGGACTAATGACGTATACAAGAAAGACTTGAATTCTCGATGTAGATGCTACATAGTTGGTTCTCATCCTTCAGAGACTACGAGTGTAATAGGAGCATCCGTCGACAAAAGGATCaccctaagatgatcatctcatGGCTATTGAGAACGAATCAAATCAGATGGTTCCATTTCTCAATCTTTCGGACGTGCTCCTACGGAACCAAGGTCGAAACGATTGAGAAAAATCAGTCATTCACAACCACTGATGAAGGATTCCTCGAAAAGTTAAGGATTAGTAATCCGTTTTAGAAAGGATTCGATCTTATACATACGCGAGGAAAgtaatcaaaaaagaaagaagatgagttcTTCTTTACTTTTATCACTTAGGAGCCGTGCGAGATGAAAGTCTCATGCACGGTTTTGAATGAGAGAAAGAAGTGAGGAATCCTCTTTTCGACTCTGACTCTCCCACTCCAGTCGTTGCTTTTCTTTCTGTTACTTCGAAAGTAGCTGCTTCAGCTTTAGCCACTCGAATTTTCGatattcctttttatttctcatcaaatgaatggcatcttcttctggAAATCCTAGCTATTCTTAGCATGATATTGGGGAATCTCATTGCTATTACTCAAACAAGCATGAAACGTATGCTTGCATATTCGTCCATAGGTCAAATCGGATATGTAATTATTGGAATAATTGTTGGAGACTCAAATGGTGGATATGCGAGCATGATAACTTATATGCTGTTCTATATCTCCATGAATCTAGGAACTTTTGCTtgcattatattatttggtctaCGTACCGGAACTGATAACATTCGAGATTATGCAGGATTATACACAAAAGATCCTTTTTTGGCTCTCTCTTTAGCTCTATGTCTCTTATCCCTAGGAGGTCTTCCTCCACTAGCAGGTTTTTTGGAAAACTCCATTTATTCTGGTGTGGATGGCGGGCAGGCCTATATTTCTTGGTTTCAATAGGACTCCTTACGAGCGTTCTTTCTATCtactattatctaaaaataatcaaGTTATTAATGACTGGACGAAACCAAGAAATAACCCCTCACGTGCGAAATTATAGAATATCCCCTTTAAGATCAACCAATTCCATCGAATTGAGTATGATTGTATGTGTGATAGCATCTACTATACCAGGAATATCAATGAACCCGATTATTGCGATGATTGCTCAGGATACCCTTTTAGCTTCTAGAATCTATTTCTTAGTTCAAGATCCCTCTTACTAACTGGAATCAAAGAATTAGTAGATCGGTTCCGCCCAAAATGGGAATGGACTAAGGTTATGAACTTATAATCTATAATCTGATGATCGAGTCGATTCCATGATTATAAGTTCATTCCATACCGGACCAGACCGGAATAAGGTTATATACATTCTCATTATGAGAAGGGGTCATTCGAGCGTATCTAAATAGATACTATGTTTACATAGGGATCCCTACGTCGTTACATTCCATTTAGGATTAGGAATAGGCGAAATCTGACCTACTTTTTACATATCTCTCGTTATTTGGGACCCTATTCACCTCTTTGGTTGGACTTCTATTGAATCGAGAAATAGGTTTGATTGTCcatttttgatataatattaatatatatataaggcatCCTCCGGATAAGGATAATTCAAATCTAAGCAATTAGATGTCCGACTCGGGCCTATATGACATGACGAATCATTCTCAATGAATCCATAAGAAGTGatcctatttttttcatcggGTCCGGGTAGAGACCAAAGGTCTTGAGCGACCGATCCGGCAGAACAACTCAAAAGATAAAGAAGTATCGTGAATTTCTTCATGCTCGTTCCAAGTTCGAAGTACCATTTGTACAAATAAGAATCCCCTTCGTTACATGATTTCTTCttcatatagatagatataggaTCTATGGGGCAATTACTTATAAGTACATTTTGTGCAACAACCCTTCCTATCTGATAGAAAAGGATCCCATGATCCTGAACCGATCTTACCTGGGATCGCAAATCCCAAGTTTGTCTATGAAGAGCAGATCTAATTGTATTAGTGTCTATAATTGATTTCTTCTGTGTAATACTAATTGATAAGGCCTCATTGGTAAGTGCTACAAGATCTCGTGCACTGGAACCCATGGTTATGGACTCGAATCCATTAGTATGGAACATTTTCTTTTCCAAGTGAAATCCCCTAGTATAGGAAAGAGTGAAAAAGTGCTTTCGTTGTTGTGGAATAAGAAGCCTTCTTATTTTAAtgcatgtatttaatttattcgggGCTATTAGAGCGGGATCCACTTTTTGGGGAATATGAGTCGAAGCAATAACAAGACTATTTCTAGTCGAACATCTTTCACAATCCCTGGAGAGAGAGTTCACCAAGAGACCGAGGGCTAAGTAATTCGACTCATTCACATCAAGATCATGAATGTTTGGAATCCATATTATGCAAGGAGACATTGCTTTTGCTAATTCGAATTGAAGGGTGATATAAAATCGGTCTATTTccgacatcatatccatagTTAGCGCATTCATCATAGTTAGAAGCTCCAGCTCCGTATCAAGTTCACGATCAATATCGTTACTAGCATCAATATCGTCACTATCATCAATATCGATATCATCAAGAAAAAAACCTTTCGGCTTGTTATCCAGGAACTTGTTCAGACATACTGTAATGAAAGGAACATAGGAGTTTGTCGCTAGGTATTTGACCAAATAGGATCGTCCGGTTCCTATAGAACCTATCACTAAAATACTCCTAGAGGGGGATAGGGCTAAGCGGAGCGAAAAGGGTTTTCCATGAGACGGGAAATGAAAACTATTAGCCCCACACGAAgtttgtgaataagtgattgtCTGATAATGAGCAAGGAATATCCGTCTTTCTGCTAAACAGGATGTATTGAACTCATAATTCATTAGATACTTTTTATGAATGTCAACTAAGTATCGTAAGTAAATTGTTCCCGGTTGTTCAATCATTTGATAACCAGAGTCATTCTTTGATAAATGATCACTATGAGTCAGACTCAATAGAATTTGATCAATCCTTTTTTCTGCCCTTAAGGTGGAGAACTGAACCAAGAATTCTCTTTCTTTATCATCAATCGAATCACTGTTCGCGACCCAGGAttctattttatcatcaatccaATCACCGCtcacgttttttctttttcttatcaatGAATAGATGTCTTTACTTGTATGACTTAGATGTCTCGTATTTCTCGAAAAAGTGATTCGATTGATGGGATTTGGTATGATACTTATGAGATCGATGATATCGATGaagtttattttcaaatctgtcTTCTTAGAACGTATTGATTTGACCCCATAAGCGGGATCACCACCCCATAGCATGTTGCCGCCAGAACCCCGTATTTCTTCTAGACAATCTCCTAATTGTTCCAGAGCAACTAGAAAAAGATTCTTTAACCAGAAAGAATTCTGTTCAGATGTAGGATACCTATCCAGAAGTTTTCGCAACTCAATCATGTATGATGGAATCATCAAAGATTTGATCTTTTCGAACTCTGTCTGTAACTCACTATAGGCTCGGGAAACAAAGAGAAGATGTGTACGAACGATATATCCAGcaacaagaagaaggaaaaggatTGAATAGAGGACCTCACGAACATTTGGCGATCTCAGATGTGTCGATATCAACGATGACTCATTATTTCGATGAATCATTTCTTCGGACAGAAGAAGATTATGTAAAGACTTACTCGAAATCTCACTTATCAGATTCCTTTGTGGAAGACACAATTTTTTCTGAAGAATTCGCCATGATATATCTAATCCATACATAATATCATGAAAAATGGATACAAATTTTTGACTGCTACTTAGTATCCGCAATAGGTctgaaaaaatatctaaaaatatcaaatttagatatttgtaCCCTGTCGAAGTAAAGAACCATGGCATATATTTTGGAATAGATTCCATTTTGAGAGAGTTGAAAAAGCACTATCTCGTTGAAAGGTTCTATCCATCTGCCCTTTGTCAACGCATTTTTTTAGGCAAAGACTCCGTTTTTTCCTCTGTAAATATTTCTCAGAACATGGAGTGTGAATCAAACCCACGTTTGAATTGAAATTGAGATACTGATGCAAGCTCTTCTCTTCTGAATCGGATAGATTCATATCTGAAAGAGTTTGACAATACGTTCTTTCCAAATTTACTCTTTGTCCCTCTATTAGAGGTGTTCCAGAAATGTCTGCAATCGAGTAAATAGCTCTACGAACTAATGGATCGGATCGAATTGGAAAATGGAAAGATTTGTACAAGTTATACCTTTCGTCACCACTTTGTGGAAAATCGTTAGATATGAATATGTTAGATACCTGTGACTCGATTGACGAAGGTGAAATAGTATCTCTCTCCAAAaaagcatgtttttttttaccaccacacgaagaaaatattttgttgtgaaTGAACAAGATAGTGAGGAATTGTCCATACGTAAAATCAGAATTATTGAGACGGGCCTTTTCCACATAAAAAGGGAATCTTTTGTTACAATAGAAGCAGAAGTGATGTGGATTATTCAAGAATCGAAGTCGATTTGctttagaaaaagaagatatcaaTGAACTTCTCTGAAATGGTTTCACGGGATTCAGCCAATTGTCTTGATCGTGGGATACGATTGAGAAATAGGAATCCGTGTTATCAAAAGATTTCCTGCGATTCTTTCTAGTATGGAATGAGTCAATCATCCACTTTGGTATCTTATTGAACAAAAATGGTGATATTGTTCCTCCATTGATCAAGAATTTCGATTTTTGAGAAGTATTATGATCATCCAATAAAAAgggtttcaatttttaaaatgaacgaTTTGAAGACCTATTGATTCTAACAACTGATTGCAGGGTTGATCGTTCGGACCTTTCAATTCATAGATGTGGATCTCAGACCTATGAATGGGGATATTCTCGAAACtcacaaagaaaaaaggaagtGAGTTAGACAAAAAGAGAAGTAACTTGGACAAAAAACGAAGTAACTTGGACAAAAAGAAACGAAGTGACTTAGACAaatcttttttatcaataacCTCAGACCAATCAATCGAATATTGATTAATACATAATCGATCGAACACTACTTGAAAACGGCTCTTCCGCTCAGAAACGAAATGTTTCAAATGCTCCTGGAAATTCTTGCTCCCATTGGACCATTTGTATCTATATGCATTAGGATCCCGATTTATGGATCTCTCGGttcgagaaagaaaaataagaggatcgaaccatttcttctgactctttttcaaattcgataaaTGTTGGTTGATCGTATCTTTCATTATAGTTCTATGATTCAGAGTATCATTTCCTATTAGATCCCTTTGAATTCCATATTCGAAGTTGCGATCAGGTctcttcattaaaaagaatcgaTTCAATACATTTCTTATGTACCCATAGGGACTATATTGGAATTGGATTTGAATCAGATTTCGGATCAATCTATATTGATTGACTGCCTCCATTATGTTGTTGCTAGCAAATACCactctttttggttttggatcttCAAAAAAATTCCCGCAGGAGATCCGGACCCAATTTTTCTGATCCTTCGATAAAaagattcattttcttcataaaaaatagGAGGTAGAACCAATAAagatttctttttcaattcatcCCTGGAGTTGAAAACCTCCTTCAAGAATTGTCTTTGATCCAATCCGTAGGAATCAATAGAAAAGGCAAATCCCTTATGATACACCAGATCCGGCTCGGTTATTGATAGAGTGAATAGATCTGCCATTTCTTGAAATCTCTCTTCTGACTCAAAATCGTGGCGTAACGTGTATCCCCCCCTCTTCCGTTCATGGAAtagatgaaataaataaaaaaatggatttttgttCAAGAATGAAATCTTATTGGAACTGTCCATATCCAGTTCATCCTTCGGAACCGTATCACATCCCAGATCTGATGAAATAGGATGAATTGAGACGGTATTTTGTAAATACGTAATTATCTtgaatatattaactatttctttattttccgatCGCCTGGAAGGGACAAAAGAAACATCTTGTTCTTTCTTCAACAATTTCTGATCCCTAGTGGACCTCTCAGTAGGATTCGAACCCAGATGAAGTTCTGACCATCTGTCAGAGAAAAAAGAACGAATGGCTCTTgtagaattccaaaaaaattcttcGCTTTCTTCCGGAAGCAGATGATTATTCATTCGCTTTTCACGTTCCGTGAATAGCCGGGGCATTGAGGAATATCCAGAAAGGTATTTAGGGAATCGGTCTGATTCTATCTCTCTTCCTTCCGTTTGAATAAAGGAAGGATCCCAAAGAATCGATCTTTCTTTTAGTTGTTGAATCTCTCTTTGATTGATCAATGTGTGATAGTGATATTCCGAATCCTCATTACTAATGGAATCGAAAGGATCTATGAATTGATCAGAAGATCCGTTCAATTGGCTAGAATCCGTTACTTGAACGAAACTAGATCTTGTAGAATCATATTGAATATTTGACGATACATTTCGTACCTTGCTAAAAAATCTATCCTTGTTTACCAACCACACATTGTCTAACCAAATCCAATTCTCTCTCGATATTTTCCTCAAAAAATCCGATTCGTGCGGATTCTTCCCCCAACTAACGAAGAGATCTTGGTGGAATTGCCACATATGAAATTGAGCACAATTTTGCAAAGAAATAGCCCGCTTGTTTCTCGAGAAGAGATGGGAAACATGCTCAATATCATTTGATTGAATAGTTGACCCAGCTCCTTGTTGTTTGAAGAAACCCTCCACTTCAATTGGTATTTTTTCACGAAAAGCAAACATGAGATAACAAATCCAGTCTTTCACTAAGATTTCGAATAGCTGTCCCGAATTCAAGTTGATTATGTTTCGCCTCTTATTCGGAGAAAGACGATCAAACAATTCCCAATCATGGCCCTTGCGGATCGGATCAtccatataatatacaaaaagaaactccagatatttgatatctttctcTTTAAATGAGATATCAATTCCAGCGACGGTTTCATTAGATatcttacaacaaaaatccCTCTTTTTTCCGATCCAGTTCCTCCACCACCGCGAACTCCAGTTAGATTCAGGCATGATACACTTTTTAGTTATTGGGAGAACCCGAGTACTCTCTTTCGGATCCCGGAAACAGCTCTCAGAgatcttttttccttttgtaaaaTACAGGAGCGAAACAATCAACCTATTGATATTGGAAGACCCAAAAGATTCTTCCGATGTATCATTTCTGGGTCCAATGGAATTCATAGGTATAGGAAGAAGCCCTTTCAAATAGAGATTTTTGCTTTCGACCATATTTCGATTGTTAATACGATATAGAAGGGCCGCTACTACAAATAGTACTACACCCTTGATCGTGAAATATCGATTGCTTGTTGAACCCTGTGAATTGCGCAAAAGTAGGATACTAAAAATTCGAGGGTCCAAGAGTTTTCTAAAACGTTCTTGgtggaaaaaaatatgaatgaaaGATCCCACTGAATTGATTTGGGTCCATGAATCTAAGAAATAGTGAGAATTCTTGATCTCTCTCACTATTTCTCTCAATTCGAAAATCCAGGATTTGAATTGATGTCCTTTCATTGATTCCTCCTAAATTGCATTGATTTATCCTAAAGATTTCATTTCAATTGGAATTTGGTTATTCACCATGTACGAGGATCCCCACTAAGCATCCATGGCTGAATGGTTAAAGCGCCCAACTCATAATTGGCGAATTCGTAGGTTCAATTCCTACTGGATGCACGCCATGGGACCCTCCAATAAGTCTATTGGAATTGGCTCTGTATCAATGGAATCTTCTCATCATCTATACATAACGAATTGGTGTGGTATATTCATATCATAACATAACATATGAACAGTAAGAACTAGCATTCTTATTGAgactagaactcatagggaagAAAATCGATTTATGGATGGAATCAAATATGCAGTATTTACAGACAAAAGTATTCGGTTATTgggaaaaaaatcaatatacttTTAATGTCGAATCAGGATCAACTAGGACAGAAATAAAGCATTGGGTCGAACTCTTCTTTGGTGTCAAGGTAATAGCTATGAATAGTCATCGACTCCCCGGAAAGGTTAAAAGAATGGGACCTATTCTGGGACATACAATGCATTACAGACGTATGATCATTACGCTTCAACCGGGTTATTCTATTCCACCTCttagaaagaaaagaacttaaatcaaaatacttAATAGCATGGCGATACATTTATACAAAACTTCTACCCCGAGCACACGCAATGGAGCCGTAGACAGTCAAGTGAAATCCAATCCACGAAATAATTTGATCTATGGGCAGCATCATTGTGGTAAAGGTCGTAATGCCAGAGGAATCATTACCGTAAGGCATAGAGGGGGAGGTCATAAGCGTCTATACCGTAAAATAGATTTTCGACGAAATACAAAAGACATATATGGTAGAATCGTAACCATAGAATACGACCCTAATCGAAATGCATACATTTGTCTCATACACTATGGGGATGGTGAGAAGAGATATATTTTACATCCCAGAGGGGCTATAATTGGAGATACCATTGTTTCTGGTACAGAAGTTCCTATAAAAATGGGAAATGCCCTACCTTTGAGTGCGGTTTGAACTATTTGATTTACGTAATTGGAAGTAACCAATTAGGTTTACGACAAAACCTAGAAATCGATCACTGATCCAATTTGAGTACCTCTGCAGGATAGACCTCAACAGAAAACTGAAGAGTAACGGCAGCAAGTGATTGAGTTCAGTAGTTcctcatataaaattattgactCTAGAGATATAGTAATATGGAGAAGACAAAATTGTTTCAAGCACCGACAGAACCATAAGCGCCCCTTGTTTCAAAGAGAGGAGGACGGGTTATTCACATTTCATTTGATGGTCAGAGGCGAATTGAAAGCTAAGCAGTGGTAATTCTAAAGATTCCCCCGGGGAAAAATAGAGATGTCTCCTACGTTACCCATAATATGTGGAAGTATCGACGTAATTTCATAGAGTCATTCGGTCTGAATGCTACATGAAGAACATAAGCCAGATGACGGAACGGGAAGACCTAGGATGTAGAAGATCATAACATAAGTTATTCGGCAGATTTTGATTCCTATATATCCACTCGTGTGGTACTTCTACCATATATAGAAGAATTCTacgatatatataagataagatCCATCCGTATAGATATCATCATCTACATTCAGAAAGCCGTATGCTTTGGAAGAAGCTTGTACAGTTTGGGAAGGGGTTTTGATTGATCAAAAAGAAGAATCTACTTCAACCGATATGCCCTTAGGCACGGCCATACATAATATAGAAATCACACTTGGAAAGGGTGGACAATTAGCTAGAGCAGCGGGTGCTGTAGCGAAACTGATTGCAAAAGAGGGGAAATCGGCCACATTAAAATTACCTTCTGGAGAGGTCCGTTTGATATCCAAAAACTGCTCAGCAACAGTCGGACAAGTGGGAAATGTTGGGGTAAACCAGAAAAGTTTGGGTAGAGCCGGATCGAAATGTTGGCTAGGTAAACGTCCTGTAGTAAGAGGAGTAGTTATGAACCCTGTCGACCACCCCCATGGAGGTGGTGAAGGGAGGGCTCCAATTGGTAGAAAAAAACCCGTAACCCCCTGGGGTTATCCTGCGCTTGGAAGAAGaactagaaaaaggaaaaaatatagtgAGACTTTGATTCTTCGTCGCCGTAGTAAATAGGAGAGAAAATCGAATTTCTTTCTTCGTCTTAAAAAAATAGGAGTTAATTAACTGTGACacgttcactaaaaaaaaatccttttgtAGCAAagcatttattaagaaaaatagagaagCTTAATACAAAGGCGGAAAAAGAAATCATAATAACTTGGTCCCGGGCATCACGGGCGAACGACGGGAATTGAACCCGCGATGGTGAATTCACAATCCACTGCCTTAATCCACTTGGCTACATCCGCCCCTACTCTACTATACATCATATCTTGTTTGTATTGTCTAAAATAAACACGcagcaatattttttttatcaaaaaaaaattataaattataatagtatttttttctattttatttttatatataatagaaaaaattatataaaaaaatgatttgttccgttttatagaaaaaaacgaGCGATATAAGCCTTCAAAAGAAGGCTTATATCGCTcgtttttaatattactaaactaGGTCTAGACTAACACTAAAGAATTATCCATTTATAGATGGAGCCTCAACAGCAGCTAGGTCTAGAGGGAAGTTGTGAGCATTACGTTCATGCATAACTTCCATACCAAGGTTAGCACGGTTAATAATATCAGCCCAAGTATTAATAACACGTCCTTGACTATCAACTACTGATTGGTTGAAATTGAAACCATTTAGGTTGAAAGCCATAGTACTAATACCTAAAGCAGTAAACCAAATACCTACTACCGGCCAAGCCGCTAAGAAGAAATGTAAAGAACGAGAATTGTTGAAACTAGCATATTGGAAGATCAATCGGCCAAAATAACCGTGAGCAGCTACAATGTtgtaagtttcttcttcttgaccgAATCTGTAACCTTCATTAGCAGATTCATTTTCTGTGGTTTCCCTGATCAAACTAGAAGTTACCAAAGAACCATGCATAGCACTAAATAGGGAGCCGCCGAATACACCAGCTACACCTAACATGTGAAATGGGTGCATAAGAATGTTGTGCTCAGCCTGGAATA encodes the following:
- the LOC125600063 gene encoding 50S ribosomal protein L2, chloroplastic, translated to MAIHLYKTSTPSTRNGAVDSQVKSNPRNNLIYGQHHCGKGRNARGIITVRHRGGGHKRLYRKIDFRRNTKDIYGRIVTIEYDPNRNAYICLIHYGDGEKRYILHPRGAIIGDTIVSGTEVPIKMGNALPLTDMPLGTAIHNIEITLGKGGQLARAAGAVAKLIAKEGKSATLKLPSGEVRLISKNCSATVGQVGNVGVNQKSLGRAGSKCWLGKRPVVRGVVMNPVDHPHGGGEGRAPIGRKKPVTPWGYPALGRRTRKRKKYSETLILRRRSK
- the LOC125600060 gene encoding protein Ycf2-like; the protein is MESIPKYMPWFFTSTGYKYLNLIFLDIFSDLLRILSSSQKFVSIFHDIMYGLDISWRILQKKLCLPQRNLISEISSKSLHNLLLSEEMIHRNNESSLISTHLRSPNVREVLYSILFLLLVAGYIVRTHLLFVSRAYSELQTEFEKIKSLMIPSYMIELRKLLDRYPTSEQNSFWLKNLFLVALEQLGDCLEEIRGSGGNMLWGGDPAYGVKSIRSKKTDLKINFIDIIDLISIIPNPINRITFSRNTRHLSHTSKDIYSLIRKRKNVSGDWIDDKIESWVANSDSIDDKEREFLVQFSTLRAEKRIDQILLSLTHSDHLSKNDSGYQMIEQPGTIYLRYLVDIHKKYLMNYEFNTSCLAERRIFLAHYQTITYSQTSCGANSFHFPSHGKPFSLRLALSPSRSILVIGSIGTGRSYLVKYLATNSYVPFITVCLNKFLDNKPKGFFLDDIDIDDSDDIDASNDIDRELDTELELLTMMNALTMDMMSEIDRFYITLQFELAKAMSPCIIWIPNIHDLDVNESNYLALGLLVNSLSRDCERCSTRNSLVIASTHIPQKVDPALIAPNKLNTCIKIRRLLIPQQRKHFFTLSYTRGFHLEKKMFHTNGFESITMGSSARDLVALTNEALSISITQKKSIIDTNTIRSALHRQTWDLRSQVRSVQDHGILFYQIGRVVAQNVLISNCPIDPISIYMKKKSCNEGDSYLYKWYFELGTSMKKFTILLYLLSCSAGSVAQDLWSLPGPDEKNRITSYGFIENDSSCHIGPSRTSNCLDLNYPYPEDALYIY
- the LOC125600061 gene encoding protein Ycf2-like, coding for MKGHQFKSWIFELREIVREIKNSHYFLDSWTQINSVGSFIHIFFHQERFRKLLDPRIFSILLLRNSQGSTSNRYFTIKGVVLFVVAALLYRINNRNMVESKNLYLKGLLPIPMNSIGPRNDTSEESFGSSNINRLIVSLLYFTKGKKISESCFRDPKESTRVLPITKKCIMPESNWSSRWWRNWIGKKRDFCCKISNETVAGIDISFKEKDIKYLEFLFVYYMDDPIRKGHDWELFDRLSPNKRRNIINLNSGQLFEILVKDWICYLMFAFREKIPIEVEGFFKQQGAGSTIQSNDIEHVSHLFSRNKRAISLQNCAQFHMWQFHQDLFVSWGKNPHESDFLRKISRENWIWLDNVWLVNKDRFFSKVRNVSSNIQYDSTRSSFVQVTDSSQLNGSSDQFIDPFDSISNEDSEYHYHTLINQREIQQLKERSILWDPSFIQTEGREIESDRFPKYLSGYSSMPRLFTEREKRMNNHLLPEESEEFFWNSTRAIRSFFSDRWSELHLGSNPTERSTRDQKLLKKEQDVSFVPSRRSENKEIVNIFKIITYLQNTVSIHPISSDLGCDTVPKDELDMDSSNKISFLNKNPFFYLFHLFHERKRGGYTLRHDFESEERFQEMADLFTLSITEPDLVYHKGFAFSIDSYGLDQRQFLKEVFNSRDELKKKSLLVLPPIFYEENESFYRRIRKIGSGSPAGIFLKIQNQKEWYLLATT